One Dictyoglomus thermophilum H-6-12 DNA window includes the following coding sequences:
- the rplJ gene encoding 50S ribosomal protein L10, with protein MPKPEKVQKVEELYQKMLNANALIFTEFKGLSVADLTQLRGKIRPLNAEYRVVKNTLALLAIRKIYPDKDLEKFFVGPTAITYCYGDPFGVLKALVDYAKEHELLKFKGGIIEGEVYSADEVKELAKLPPKEVLLSQVVGAISAPLSSLVWSLKWPVNKLVWTLDAIAKEKEKISINQ; from the coding sequence TTGCCAAAGCCAGAAAAGGTACAGAAGGTTGAAGAACTGTATCAAAAAATGTTAAATGCTAATGCCTTGATTTTTACAGAATTTAAGGGATTATCTGTGGCTGATTTGACCCAGTTAAGAGGCAAGATAAGACCTTTAAATGCAGAATATCGAGTAGTAAAGAATACTTTAGCTCTTCTTGCAATCCGTAAAATTTATCCTGATAAGGATTTGGAGAAATTTTTTGTGGGGCCTACTGCTATAACCTACTGTTATGGTGATCCTTTTGGAGTTTTAAAGGCTCTTGTAGATTATGCTAAAGAGCATGAATTGTTAAAATTTAAAGGTGGAATAATAGAAGGAGAAGTATACTCTGCTGATGAGGTTAAGGAATTAGCAAAACTGCCACCAAAAGAAGTTTTACTGTCTCAAGTTGTTGGTGCTATATCTGCACCTTTGTCATCTCTTGTTTGGAGTTTAAAATGGCCTGTTAATAAATTGGTCTGGACTTTAGATGCTATTGCTAAAGAAAAAGAAAAAATTTCAATAAATCAATAA
- the rplA gene encoding 50S ribosomal protein L1, with protein sequence MAKRGKRYQQLLSLIEKGKLYSPKEAVSLVKKLATAKFDETINLAVRLGVDPRHADQQVRGTVVLPYGTGKEKKVLVFAEGEKAQEAREAGADYVGGEDLVKQIESGWLDFDVAIATPDIMGTLKIPSRLGKILGPRGLMPNPKTGTVTNDIAKAVKEYKAGRVEFRTDRYGIVHVPIGKASFSEEALYKNLMTVLGTLLRLKPAAAKGQYFKSIYISPSMGPSVPIDTKNIADLIKQEEAA encoded by the coding sequence ATGGCAAAGAGAGGAAAAAGATATCAACAATTGCTTTCATTAATTGAGAAAGGAAAACTGTATTCTCCAAAAGAGGCTGTAAGTTTAGTTAAAAAGCTTGCAACTGCAAAATTTGATGAGACAATAAATTTAGCAGTTAGGCTTGGGGTAGATCCAAGACATGCTGATCAACAAGTAAGAGGTACGGTGGTTTTACCTTATGGTACGGGTAAAGAAAAGAAAGTTTTAGTGTTTGCCGAGGGTGAAAAAGCTCAGGAAGCAAGGGAAGCTGGAGCGGATTATGTGGGTGGAGAGGATTTAGTAAAACAGATTGAAAGTGGCTGGCTCGATTTTGATGTGGCAATAGCTACTCCTGATATAATGGGAACTTTGAAGATACCCTCTCGTTTAGGTAAGATTTTAGGTCCAAGGGGACTAATGCCTAATCCTAAGACAGGTACGGTTACTAATGATATTGCTAAAGCTGTTAAGGAATATAAGGCTGGAAGAGTAGAGTTTAGAACAGATCGATACGGAATAGTACATGTTCCAATAGGAAAAGCATCCTTTTCAGAAGAGGCATTATATAAAAACTTGATGACTGTCTTAGGTACACTTTTAAGATTAAAGCCTGCTGCAGCTAAAGGGCAATATTTCAAGAGTATTTATATATCTCCGAGTATGGGACCAAGCGTGCCAATAGATACTAAGAATATTGCAGATCTTATAAAACAAGAGGAGGCTGCATAA
- the rplK gene encoding 50S ribosomal protein L11, whose amino-acid sequence MPKKVVGKVKLQLPAGKATPAPPVGPALGQYGVNIMEFCKAYNAATAGQEGMIIPVEITIYEDRSFTFVTKTPPASDLLKKAAGVEKGSGEPNKVKVGKVKRSKIREIAELKMKDLNANDIEAAMRMIEGTARSMGIEIIEG is encoded by the coding sequence TTGCCTAAAAAAGTTGTAGGAAAAGTAAAACTTCAATTGCCTGCAGGTAAGGCGACACCTGCCCCACCAGTTGGACCAGCATTAGGTCAGTATGGGGTTAATATTATGGAGTTTTGTAAAGCTTATAATGCTGCTACGGCTGGTCAAGAGGGAATGATAATACCTGTTGAGATAACTATTTATGAGGATAGATCTTTTACTTTTGTGACTAAGACTCCCCCTGCTTCTGATCTTTTAAAGAAAGCTGCAGGAGTGGAAAAAGGGTCTGGAGAGCCTAATAAGGTAAAAGTAGGAAAGGTAAAAAGGAGTAAAATAAGAGAAATCGCAGAACTAAAGATGAAAGATTTAAATGCTAATGATATAGAGGCAGCTATGAGAATGATTGAGGGTACAGCAAGGAGCATGGGTATTGAAATAATTGAGGGTTGA